The genomic stretch ACCTGCAATGTTTCATCCGGGAACCAAGCCAAAGCCTCCCGAAAATCCACCACCTCTCCCACGACAATAATACAGGGGGGCTGCATGTCGAGGGCGGCCACATCCTGAACGATAGACTTCAGACTGGTCACCAGGGTTTGCTGCTGAGGGGTAGTGGCCCAGCGAATGACCGCGACAGGGGTATCCGGAGAGCGGCCGGCCGCCAACAACTCCTCGGTGACGAACCCTATATTTTTCATCGCCATATAGAGCACCAACACCGGAAAGGCCCGCCCCATGGATTGCCAGTCGATCCGGGAGAGGGAGTTGGGCCGCCGCAGGGAAGCGTTGTCCGGGGATTCATGACCGGTGACAAAAGCGACATTGGCATTAATCGAACGATGGGTGATGGGAATACCCGCATAGGCCGGTCCCGCCACCCCGGAGGTCAAACCAGGGATGACCCGAAAGGGGATACCCTCCTTGGCCAGCCGTAGCGCCTCCTCCCCCCCTCTGCCAAAAACAAAGGGATCCCCCCCCTTCAACCGCACCACCCGCTTGTTCAGACGCGCCTGAATGACCAGGGTTTCGGTGATATCCGACTGCTCCACCGAAGGCCTGCCCCCCCGTTTGCCCGCCAAAATCCGCTCGCATTGATCTGGCACATGGTTGAGTATTTCCTCAGAGACCAGCGCATCGTGTACCACTACATCTGCCACCTGCAGGCATTTGAGGGCGGCAATGGTCAATAGGTCGGGATCCCCCGGACCGGCACCCACCAGGGCCACCATACCAGGAGAGAGACAGGCTTTATCATTTCCGTCTTGCATTGGACTCCATCCACACCAGTTTTGATATCCGCTTCAATCCGCCTGCATACTAGAAACAATTTCAACCCCCTACAACGGATTTTGAAAGCATTTTCATCCTCGGGATTGATTTTAGCGAATATTCGACTATTCTTAAATACTGTCAAAGAGTCTGGAAAGGCCTGTTTTCGCACCTCAGCCAGAGGGACCACTCACTGCAAGCAGCGGCTCACGGCCAGCCCGGCCCAGGATTGGATAACCCATCGGAGAAACATGAAAAAGCAGAATAAATTTTCCACCAATAACTGGGCACTGCAAAATTCCTATCTGTTTTCCTCCCTGAGCCAATCCCAGCTGGAGGAGGTGGAAAAAAGCATGCGCAGAATTAAATTGAAAAAACGGGAAATTCTTTTTCAGGAAGGGGATTCAGTCAAGCGTTTTTTTCTCCTCAACAAAGGATTGGTCAAACTTTTTCGCGTGTCGGTCAATGGTACCGAAAAGGTGATCTCCATTTCCAAACCCGGGGATACCTTTGCCACCGCCATGATGTTCATGGAGGATCCCCGCTATCCCGTCACCGCTTCAGCCATCGAAAACAGCGAAGTATTGGCTTTCGAAAATAAAGCCTTTCTGGAATTGCTTAGAAAATCCCCGGAAACCTCCTTCCGGCTGTTGGGTATTTTGAGCCTGAAGCTCCAGTGTCAGGTTTCCGAAATCGATGGACTCTGCCTACAAAACGCCTCCTGTCGGCTGGTGCGCTTTCTCATCGGCCAGCTGCCGGAAAATTCCGACGATTCGGCTGAAGTCCAGCTCAACGTGCCCAAACAGATCATCGCCTCACGCATCTCCATCCAGCCTGAATCCTTCTCACGGATTCTGCGGGGGTTGAGCCGCAAGGGGCTGGTGAACGTCAAAAATCGCACCGTGGAGATCCCCAGCGTTAAAAAGCTCAAGGAAGAGGTGATCTCCTGTGGGCGCTCCATCTGACAGTTTATTTCCTCCTCAACACTCCAAACATCCCAACAGGCTGCCCCTCCACCGATTTTATCCCCAACCACCCATCTGTCCGGTCAACGTCCACCCACCTGTCTGAGCCAACTTCCAAACCTCATAGCCCCCCTTCAGTTATTGGATTCATGCTGCTCTCCAAGGGGCTCAAACCGCTCATCCCGCTACACCCGCTTGACACAACCGGGGTATGCTGATTGGATGAACGATGCCAAACTGGGAAGAATGGATGAAATAAGGCCCAAAACAGCAAAACAAACCGGCATCAATTCTTTCAAACCACTCGGCAGGCAAGCCGCAAGAGCGTGATCCAAACCAGGGAGAGACCATGAGCCAGACCCAGGGGGGGCGGAACATTCCGCTGGTAGATCTGAAATCCCAACTCCGGGGGTTAAAAAGCGAAATCCAGGCCGCGATGGAAGGTGTTCTCGACAACACCGACTTTATCATGGGCCGGGAGCTTCGGCTTTTTGAAGGAGAGTTTGCCCAATATTGCGGTGCTGGTTACGGGGTAGGCTGTGCCAGCGGTACCGATGCCCTCCATCTGGGACTGAGAGGGCTTGGCATCGGTCCGGGGGATGAGGTGATCATGCCGGCCATGACCTTCGTCGCAACAGCCCTGGGCATCACCCTGACCGGGGCCAAACCGGTGCTGGTGGATGTGGATCCCCACACAGCATTGATCGATCTCCAAAAAGTAGAAGAAGCGATCACGCCGAAAACCCGGGCAATCATTCCGGTCCATCTCTTCGGGCAATTGGTGGATATGGAGCCGCTGCTGGATCTGGCACGACGAAACAATCTGTTTGTGGTGGAAGATGCCGCCCAAGCCCATGGTGCCACCCGTGGGGAACAAAAAGCCGGTGCCATGGGGGATGTGGGCTGTTTCAGCTTTTATCCCGGCAAAAATCTTGGAGCCTACGGGGATGGGGGATTCGTCACCACCAGAGAACCCGCCTTGGCCGAAAAAATCCGCTTGCTGGGCAACTGGGGCTCCAAAAAAAAATATCACCACGAAGAGATGGGCCTGAACAGCCGCCTGGATACCCTGCAAGCTGCCGTCCTGCGGGTTAAACTCAAGCATCTGGAGAGCTGGAATCAGCTGCGACGTGAGCACGCCCGCCGCTATGATGCCCGCCTGGCCCCCCTCACCGGCATCCAACGCACCCGCTATCATGCCGGATCCGTTCACCACCTCTATGTGGTCCGGGTCATTGATCGGGAGGGTGCTCTGGATGCTCTTCATCAAGCCAATATCGGTGCTGGTATTCACTACCCCTTTGCAGTCCATGAGCTCAAGGCCTATCAATGGCTGGGATATGGACCCGGAAGCTTTCCTGTTGCCGAGGCGTGGGCCAGGCACTCTCTTTCCCTGCCCATCTATCCGGAACTCCCGGTAGAGGCCGCCCAGCGGGTGGAAGAGGTACTGAAAGCCTTTTCCTGAATGAATGCCAACGGTGTTGGCCTGGCCAACCCTTCAGAGGCTTTGGATCAAACATTACAAAAAGTTTGACTCAATCAGTGGGGTTTTGAAAAAAAGGGCCTTTGTTTAGGCCATCACCTTTCTTGACTGAATAGAGGCCGGGGTTCGGATGCTCCGACTTTCATCTGAAAATGATAATGGGAGAGCAGAGCACCATGCACCAAATCGGACTTATCGGAACCGGCTATTGGGGACCCAACATTGTCCGCTCCCTGGAAGCGACCGGACGCGCCAAAATTATCTGGCTTTGCGACCTCGATACCGAGCGTGTTCAAGGCCTTGGCAGCCGCTATCCCGATGCCACCACCACCACCGATTTCAACGATCTGTTGAATGATCCCCACCTTCGAGCCGTGGCCATCTCCACCCCCACCGTGACCCATTTCGATCTGGCCCGGGCAGCGCTTCTGGCGGGCAAGGATGTCTTGGTGGAAAAGCCCATCACCTTCGACTCTGAGGAGGCTCGGCAACTCACCCGGATTGCCCGGGAAAAAAAGCGGGTATTGATGGTGGGGCACGTTTTTCAATATAACGCCACCATCCGCTATCTCAAGGAGCTGATCCACTCGGGCGAGCTGGGGGATATCCACTATCTCAACCTCAAACGCACCAACCTGGGGCCCGTCCGCACCGATGTGAACGCTTTATGGGATCTGGCCTCCCACGATGTCTCCATCATCATCGATCTATTGGGACGGGTACCCAAAGAGGTCACCGCCCGGGGGCAGGCCTATCTCAATCCCGATATCGAAGATGTGGTGTTTGCCAACTACACTTTTGAAGACGGGACCATGGCCCACATCCACGCCAGCTGGCTCAACCCCCGCAAAATTCGCCAGATCACCGTCGTGGGCAGCCGCAAAATGGTGCTCTGGGACGATATGGACATCCACTCTCCCTTGCGTATTTTCGACAAACGGGTGGATCAACCACCAGTGGGACAGATCGAAGGCACCTTTCTGGAACACAAAACCTGGGTGGTGGATGGCGGGGTGTTCATTCCCAACGTCCGCACCAATCAACCCCTCCTGGCGGAATGCAACCATTTTCTCGACTGTCTCGACTCCGGCAAAACCCCGGAATCGGATGGCGAAAATGGCCTTCAGGTAGTGGAAGCCCTGGAAGCTGCTGCCAGCAGCATGCAAAATAATTCCGCCCTGACGCCGGTTCAAACCATCGCCCCATGAACCCCTCATCAACCTTGGCGAAAATGGCTCTCCCATGAGCGACCCCAGCAAGCAGCCCCCTTTTTTCGTCCATCCCCAAGCCTTGTGTGAATCGACTGACATCGGCTCGGGAACCCGCATCTGGGCCTTTGCCCAGGTGATGAAGGGGGCGACAGTGGGGCGGGATTGCAATATCGGCGGTCACGCTTTTTTGGAGTCGGGTGCCACAGTCGGCAACGGGGTAACCATCAAAAATCAGGTGCTCATCTGGGATGGGGTGACCATCGAAGAGGGGGTTTTTCTGGGGCCTGGCGTGCGTTTCACCAACGATGCAACTCCACGCAGCCCCCGATTGACGGCCATTCCGGAAATTGGTGAGCGGTACGAAAAGCGCGACAACTGGCTCCTTGAAACCCGGGTCTGCCAGGGGGCCAGCCTGGGGGCCGGTGTAGTGGTGTTGCCGGGGCTTACCATCGGTGCTTTCGCCATGATCGGTGCTGGCAGTGTGGTCACCCGGAGCGTTCCAGCCCACGCCTTGATCGTGGGAAACCCTGGCCGATTTCAGGGCTGGGTCTGTGCCTGTGGGGATAAACTCCACGAAATGGATGGGACCAACTGGCTATGTCTTGCCTGCAATCGAAAGTTTATCACCCGAGTAGAGGAGGGGGCTGACACAGAGCCGGAAGAAAATTTATACCTGATCGAATCTTGATCGTGGAAGGGTAGGGGGATCGAAGAAAAACACCGTCGATCTGAGCAAAAAACCAAGCCTTGAACACCACACCCGAAACCCAAGCTGGCGGAGATATCAGCCCACCCCATGTACAAAGATCAAAAAATTTTACTCATCGCCCCGGCCTATAACGAAGAGGCCAAAATCGGCCAGGTGGTGAAGCGCTCCCCCCGGGAGATCATCGACACCATCCTGGTGGTGGATGACGGCTCGACTGATCGCACCGTAGAGGTCGCTCGCCAAGCAGGGGCACGGGTGGAAGTGTTGGGGGCTTTGTTGGGAGTGGGGGCTGCCATTCGCCGGGGCTATGAGATTGCCCAGGAAGAAGGGTTTGATATTGCGGTGGTGATCGCTGGCAACAACAAGGACGATCCCCAGGAGATCCCCCGGCTTCTTGATCCCATCTGCGATGGGGGATTCGATTTTGTGATGGGCTCCCGGTTTTTACCTGGCGGAGCCTATGGGGGGGAGATGCCCCTCTATCGAAAATTGGCCACCCGCCTGCACCCCTGGCTCGTGGGGCTTTTTTGCCGTCAGTCAGTCACCGAAAGCTCCAATGGTTTTCGCGCAGTCCGGGTGGGAGTGCTGGGGGATAAGCGGATTGATCTCCATCAGGGATGGCTCGATCATTATGAGCTTGAAGTCTATTTTTTGATGAAAGTCCTGCTTCTGGAGTACAAGACCACCGAGGTGCCGGTCACCAAAATCTATCCCCCCAAAAAAATAGGTCAAACCAAAATGCGACCTATCCTCGATTGGTGGAAAATGCTCCGACCGATTTTTTTATTGGGGTTTCGACTGCGCAAATAGTTTTCTGACGCTCCAAAAAAACCCTTCCTGCCACTTTGGGCTGAAAAGGAATCAGCCCAGGGTGCCACTGCTTTCCAGATCCCCCACGGGAATGGTCACCCGAAATTCAGTGCCGCCAGAAACATTGGCCGATTCAATTTTTCCCCCCATGTGCTCCTCAATGATCATCTTCGCCATGTAGAGACCAATACCGGTGCCCTGCTTGCTGTCTTTGGTGGTGAAATAGGGGTCGAAAATCCGATGGATGATCTCTTCGGGAATCCCGCCGCCATTGTCCTGGACTGTGGTGGTGATCCATCCCTCATTTTGGCTTACCTGGATATTGATCACCCCTTCGGCACTGTTTTGTTTGGCGATGGCATCCTTGGCGTTGGTCAGAATGAGTAGGACAACCTGGGAATATTCGTTGGCAAACCCCATAGCCTGAATCGGCTCTTCCAGGGGTTGGAGTTGGACGGAAATGTGGTGGGTTTTGAAGCTGGCATCCACCAGGGAGAGGGCATCTTCAATCACCTTTTGCAGGTTAAAAACCTTTCGACGCTTGTCCGGTTTGAAAAAATTGCGGAAGTCATCGATGGTAGAAGACATTTTCAGGATGATTTTTTGGCCGGTGGTGACCTTTTCCTCAATCAACTCCGGCGTCATCTCCCCATATTCGTAAGCGCTCTGGATGTTGGCCAGGATCAGATTCAGGGCGTTGATGGGCTGGCGCCACTGATGGGCGATATTGCCGATCATCTCCCCCATGGCGGCAAGACGTGACTGCCGCACCAGGACAAAATCCTTTTTGCGGTTTTTTTCCACCTCCTGGCGGACCCGCTCTTCCAGTTGGGCGTTGAGTTTTTCCAACGCCAGCCGGTTGTTATGCAGCTCCAGAAAGGTTTTGACCTTGGAGAGCAAAATCCGATCATCGATGGGTTTACGGATAAAATCCACCGCCCCCACCTGATAGCCTTTTAAAATATTGGCCTGGTCGGTCTCAGCAGCGGTGACAAAAATGATGGGTAAATTACGGGTTTTTTCAATGCCGTGGATCAATTCAGCCACTTCAAAGCCGTTCATCTCCGGCATCTGGACATCCAGCAGGACTACGGCAAAATGGTGCTCCATGCAGAGTTGCAGACAGGCTGCTCCAGAGGCCGCTTGCAGCACCTCCGCTTCCACCCGACCCAGGAGCCTGTCCAGGGCGAACAGGTTGGCGGGCATGTCGTCGACGATCAATATTTTGGGTAGCATTTCAATCACCCGCTTGGGATGCATTTTTTTGATACGGCATTTTTGGTATCTACTTCTTGAACAGCCCGATATCCAGCACCATCACTCCATCGCCAAAGATAGCACGATCACTTCGGGTTTCCCATCGATCCATCCAGGCACCCCTATATTCCTGGGGACAGATCCACCAATGGCGTTCAAAGGGAGAGCCCCATCAAGGTGCAGAGCTGCCGGGGAATCTCCTCCAGGGGTAAAATTTTGCGCGCGGCATCGGCCTGTACCGCAAAGAGAGGCATCAAACGGGATTCCGCACTATCCGGATCCTCCACCAGGGTCATCCCCCCCTGTTTTTTGATCTGCAATAATCCTGAAGCCCCGTCCTGGCTGGCTCCTGTCAACAAGATCCCGATACCATTGGCTTGGAAGGCCCAGGCGGCTGTTTCGAACAAAACATCGATGGAGGGGCGGGAATAGTGCACCTTGGCGTCGATGGTGAGGGAGAGGGTATGATCCTTTTCCACCAGCAGATGGTAGCCGGGTGGCGCCACATAGACCCGACCCGGCTTGATCGCTTCCTTCTCCTCCGCCTCCAGAACAGTCAACTTGGTGTGTTTATTCAGATAGCGGATCAGATAGCGGTCCGACTCTTGAGAGACATGCTGAACCACCAAAATCGGTACCGGAAAAGAGGCGGGTAGGGGAGAGAGCACCACCCGCAAAGCCTCCATCCCCCCGGCGGAACAGCCCATCACAACCCCCTGATAGTGGGTCATGAGGTATCCTGACCGGGTGCGATGACAAAGGGATCCCCGCTGGAGTGCTTCAGTTCAAGCAGTTCCGTAAAAGCGTCGGGGGGCAGGGGCTTGCTGAAAAGAAACCCCTGGGCCAGCTGACACCCCCTGCTACGCAAAAAGGCCATCTGTTGCAGGTTTTCCACCCCTTCGGCCACCACCTTGAGGTCGAGACTCCGGGCCATGGCGATGATCGCCCCGGTGATGGCGCTAGCATTGGGATTGTCGGGGAGTTCCCGCACAAAGGAGCGATCGATCTTCACCAGAGCGACCGGCAGTTGCTGAAGATAGCTCAAGGAGGAGTAGCCGGTGCCAAAATCATCCACCGCCAGTGCAGGCCCCATCAGGCGAATCTGTTCCAGCTTGGTGATGACGGTTTTGATCTCCTCCAGGCAGATGTTTTCAGTGATTTCCAGCTGCAGGAGATCCCCGGGCAGTTGGCTATCAAAAAGGGCTTCTTCGATGATATCCCGCACATTTTTCCACTGACGGCTGGATATGTTGACCGCCACATAGCAGCTTTGATCACGCCCCTGTCTGTTCCAACCGGCCGCATCCCGACAGGCCATGCGCAGGACAAACTTACCCAGCTTTTGAATCAGTCCACACTCCTCGGCCAGGGGGATGAATTTATCCGGGGGAACCTCACCCATTTCCGGATGAAACCAGCGGGAAAGCGCTTCAGCCCCCACCATGGAGCCCGATTGCAGGTCGATGATGGGCTGATAGTAAACCTCGATCTCTCCCCGCTCCAAAGCGTGACGCAAGCCCCGCTCCAGACGGCTGCGCTCCTTGGCCTCGGCATCCATCTCGGGGGTAAAAAAACGAAACGTAGAGCGCCCAGCATCCTTGGCCCGATACATGGCGGTGTCGGCGTTTTTGATAAGATCCTCAATGGTGAAGCCGTCGTTGGGAAAGACCGTAATCCCCACACTCCCGGAAACATACGCCTCTCCAGCTTCCAGCTGAAAGGGCCGGGCCAGCTGCTCCAATATTTTACGCACCACCAGTTCCACATAGGCCGGGTGGGTCATCTCCGGCAGAATAACGGTAAACTCATCTCCCCCCAGCCGGGCCACGGTATCGGTGTGGCGGATACAGTCGTTGATTCTTTTGGAAGCTTCCTGAAGCAACTGATCCCCGGCGTCGTGACCCAAGGTGTCGTTGATCTGCTTGAAACGATCCAGATCAATAAAACACAACACCACCTTGCCCCCATGGCGTGAGGCCCGGGAGAGAGCCTGGCTTAAACGATCCTGAAACAGTACCCGGTTGGGCAACCCCGTCAATACATCCAGCTCTGCCTGAATGCGCAGTTTTTTTTCCAGCTCCTTGCGGCCTGCAATCTCCTCTTCCAAACGTTTGAGATAGACATCCTGGTCCCGACGGCGGGTGAAAAGCTCCAGAAAGACATTCACCTTGGAGAGCAATATCCGATCGTCCACCGGTTTTTGGATATAATCCACCGCCCCCAGATCATAGCCCTTGATTTTATGGTGCTCGTCGGAATAAGCCGCCGTGACAAAAATGAGGGGGAGATCCCGGGTCTGCTCCGTACCATAAAGCAGCTCGGCTACCTCAAAGCCGGTCATCTCAGGCATGTGCACATCCAGCAGCACCATGGCAAACTCCTGCTCCATACAGAGCGTCAGCGCCACCATGCCGGAATCAGCCTCAACCACCTCGGCGTTGACTTTTTGCAGCAACCTGCGCAGGGCAAAGAGGTTGGCTGGCTTGTCATCGACGATCAATATTTTGGGCAGGGGATCAGCCATGGGAGGGGGTATAGTAGAGCTGTGAGCGTTTTTGGTAGATTTTCAGATGATCGGAAAGGGTGGTAAATTTTCCTGAAACATCGGAAAAACCGATGGATTCCTTGGTGCCCAGACACAAGACACCTCCCCGAACCAAACTGTCATGAAAGAGATTCAAGACCCGATCCTGGAGAGTGCGGTCAAAATAGATCAGCACATTGCGGCAAAATACCAGATGCACCTCGGTAAAGACATTGTCGGTGACAAGATTATAGTTGGCAAAAACAACATTTTCCTTTAATTCCGGATCCATCCGCACCAGATCGTATTTGGAGTGATAATAGTCCGACAGGGAAAGCTTGCCGCCGGCCTTCTGGTAGTTTTTGGTATAATCCCGGAGATTTTCGATGGAATAGATCCCCTCCCGAGCCTGCTCCAGGGATTTACCGTTGATGTCCGTCGCATAGATACGTGCCCGATCAAGAAGCCCTTCCTCCTTGAGAATAATGGCCATGGAGTAGACCTCTTCCCCCGTTGCACAGCCAGCATGCCAGATATTGATAAAGGGAAAGGTCTTCAAAATGGGGATCACCTTTTCCCGTACCTTGCGGTAGAAGGGGGGATCCCGGAAAAGCTCGGTAACCGTCACTGAAAGGGTGTAGATCAGCTTATCCAAAAATGTGCGATCATGGATAATCCGGGGGATGGCTTCGGAAATATGCTCAAAATTAAACGGCAGGAGGCTATGGCGCAGACGCCGCCTGAGAGAGGCCTGGGAATAGTGCTGAAAATCAAACCCGCACCGCTGCCGCAAGGCCTCCAGCAAAAGCTCGATTTCCAGATCCTCGGCTTCTTTGGCTTCCATTCCATCTCCTGCTATTGATGCATCCAAACCCGCAACATGGAAAATAGTTTGTCCATATCCACCGGTTTGGACAAATAATCATTGGCCCCGGCATCGAGACATTTTTTCTTATCTTCAGCCATCGCCTTGGCCGTGAGCGCGATGATGGGGATATCCCGATAGCGATCCACCCGGGCGCGAATCTCCCGGGTCGCCTGGAAGCCATCCATCACCGGCATCATGATATCCATCAACACAATATCGGTCTCGGGATGCTCCTCCAGCACGCTGATGGCCTTTTCGCCGTTGGCGGCCATGAGCACCTTGATATTTTTTCGCTCCAACTGCCGGGCCAGAGCATAGGTGTTGCGGACGTCGTCATCCACCACCAGCACGCATTTTTCCTTGAACACCTCTTCCTGATCGTGAAGCCTGCGCACAATCTGGCGCTGCTCCTCAGGCAGATCTCGCTCCACCCTATGGAGAAAAAGCACCACCTCATCCAACAGCCGTTCGGCGGATTTAACCCCCTTGACCACGATGGAGTTGGTATAAGCCTTGAGCCGATCATACTCCTCCCGGGAGATATCCCGCCCCGAATAGACGATGACCGGTGGTCGGGAAAGGTCTGGTTCGGCGGCGATGCGATCAAGCAGTTCAAAACCATCGATATCCGGGAGCCCCAAATCCAAAATCATGCAGTCGAAGGAGCACTCCTTGAGCAGAGTGATCGCTTCGGCACCGGTGGCAGCCTGGGTGATGGTGATATCCTTGGCCCCCAGGAGGTTCATGGTGGCCCGGCGGGAGTTGTCGTCATCTTCCACCAGCAGCACGGCCCGGGGCTCGGTACCGGCAAAATGATCGATCTTGGTGAAGGCCTCCTCAATCTCCTCCCGATTGACCGGTTTGGTGACATGCCCGATGGCGCCGATGCGCATGCCGTCCAGACTTTCATCCATGGCCGACATGATGTGTACCGGAATATGCCGCGTCTCGGAATTTTCCTTAAGCCGCTCCAGCACCGTTAAACCATCCAAAATGGGCAGGCCGATATCGAGAACGATGCCCGTAGGTTTATAGTAAGCGGCCATCTCAAGACCGCTCTTCCCATCAGCGGCAGTGAGGCATTTGAACCCCTTGCCCCGGGAAAGATCGCAAACAATGCGGGCAAATTTGGGATCATCCTCAATCACCAGCATCACCCGGTCCCCCGGCTGGATTTCATCCCGGTCATCGGGGATGGGCGGGGCGGCCTGTTTGACCGCAGCGGCAGCCAGAAGATTATTTTCCGGGGCCAACTGAGCGTTCTGGCTCGGATGGGAGGCCGGAGCAGACGGGAAAACCGAGGAGGGCGCTGTCCTTGGGATTGAGGTGGAAAATGGGCTTGGGCCATAGGGTGATGAGGAGATAATATCCTCTTCCATCCCTTCCGGCAGCTCCGGCAAATGCAGGGTAAAGACAGCTCCTTCCCCTTCGGCACTCTGAAGCTTGATCTCACCGCCCAATAGTTTTGCCAGCTGAGTGGAGATGGTCAGCCCCAAACCGGTTCCGCCAAACTGACGACTGGTGGTGCCATCCGCCTGCTGAAAAGCTTCAAAAATCAGCCTCTGTTTATCCCGGGGAATGCCAATACCGGTATCCCGCACCACGATATCGATGGCCTGGGTGTGGGGGAAAACCGGGGATTGGGGACGCCAGGCCGGATCGGCCCGTTTGAAGGAGATGGTCACCCCCCCCTCTTTGGTAAATTTAAAGGCGTTGGCGAGCAGATTTTTAACGATACGATCCACCTTGCCCATATCGGTACGCAATGATTCGGGCAAGTTTTCGGCCATCTCCAGAGCAAAATCCACCCCCGCCTTTTCAGCCACATGCTTAAACTGCCGTTGGATCTCTTGGGCGAAAACATCGATCTGCAGGGATTCCGGCAAAACATCCATGCGGCCCGCCTCGATTTTGGAAAGATCGAGAATTTCGTTGATCAGCCCCAAAAGATCCGCGCCACTGCTGTGGATGATTTCAGCATCCTCCATCTGCCGGTCCGTCAGGTTGCCTTCATCGTTGTTGGCAAAACTTTTGGCCAAAATCAAAAGGCTGTTGAGAGGGGTTCGAAGTTCGTGGGACATGTTGGAGAGAAATTCGGACTTGTATTTACTGGCCAACTCCAGGTCGGCGGCCTTGCGTTCGATTTCGCTCTGGGCCAGTTGCAGCTGCTCGTTTTTCTGGTTGGCCTCCTCTTTCTGCTCCTCCAACATCTGGGCCTGCTCCTCCAGCTCTTCGTTGGAGACCCGCAGCTCCTCTTGCTGCTGTTGCAGACGGGCTTCTGATTTTTTCAGGGCATCGGCTTGATCCCGCAATTTTTCATTGGATTGCTGGAGCGCCCTGGATTGGACGGTCATCTGCCGGGCCTGCTCCTGGGTTTGTTGCAACATGTCTTGCAGTTTGACCCGGGACTGAGCCGCCTGGATGGCCATGGCGATGTTTTCGGAGGCCTGCCCCAACATTTCCAGATGCAGGTCGGTAAAGGTGCCGAAAGAGCCCAGCTCCACCACTCCCCGGACCTGATCGTTCAACAAAAAGGGAAAGACCAGCAGCTGGCTGGGAGGAGAGCCCCCCAAACCCGACTGGATACGCATATAATCCTTGGGCACCCGGGTGATGAGGATATGGCTCTTTTCCAGAGCAGCCTGACCAACGATCCCCTCCCCGGGATTAAACTTGTCGGCCAGATTTTTTCGCACATGGTGGGCAAAACTTCCCACCCGGATCAACACGCCGTCCTCTTCCCGACTGGCGTAAAAAGCCCCCACACCGGCCCCCAGGTGCTGGGCCAAAAAATCGATGACACTGCTCCCCAGACCCACCAGATCCTGATCCCCCCGCAGATGGTCATTGAGGGTCGCCCCGCTGTTTTTGAGCCACTCTTCCCGGGACTTGATCTGATTCTGCTCTTCGGTACCCTGAACCATGGCATTGAAGGCTTTCCCCAGCAGCCCGATCTCATCACTCCTGGAGACCTTGACCCGGACGGAAAGATCTCCACCACTGGCCTTTTGGGAGGCTTCGGCCAGATCCTCCAAAGCGTTGGCCATACTTCGGCCATTGCGCCACCCTACCACTCCAGCCACTGCCACCATCAAAAGTGAAACCCCGACAA from Magnetococcales bacterium encodes the following:
- a CDS encoding response regulator; its protein translation is MMNIRKKLLLLPILLVTLPVTLILFIAGAAFNEAFHSMRDSELQNNVHFISDAYTNMADNLHAITNVTAHNGKLAEAIYYYADFGGEREPINLVLKEIFDKQPMDLLMVTDRSGLGLADRGDLGHFNFEVSPTLLEDVVTTGQSFVTAKLVDGRLMLVSASPIHYISDSDPIFVGVLLVGQTLDQRFLNKLKGQSQLMLAIYQNGRVVETTAAALGALTIDQSTLGLLDHGQGIIHEEKEPVEDTILELSYLPVRSRAGHLLGTVVIAIDNAGVIKQLWQTLFLIVGVSLLMVAVAGVVGWRNGRSMANALEDLAEASQKASGGDLSVRVKVSRSDEIGLLGKAFNAMVQGTEEQNQIKSREEWLKNSGATLNDHLRGDQDLVGLGSSVIDFLAQHLGAGVGAFYASREEDGVLIRVGSFAHHVRKNLADKFNPGEGIVGQAALEKSHILITRVPKDYMRIQSGLGGSPPSQLLVFPFLLNDQVRGVVELGSFGTFTDLHLEMLGQASENIAMAIQAAQSRVKLQDMLQQTQEQARQMTVQSRALQQSNEKLRDQADALKKSEARLQQQQEELRVSNEELEEQAQMLEEQKEEANQKNEQLQLAQSEIERKAADLELASKYKSEFLSNMSHELRTPLNSLLILAKSFANNDEGNLTDRQMEDAEIIHSSGADLLGLINEILDLSKIEAGRMDVLPESLQIDVFAQEIQRQFKHVAEKAGVDFALEMAENLPESLRTDMGKVDRIVKNLLANAFKFTKEGGVTISFKRADPAWRPQSPVFPHTQAIDIVVRDTGIGIPRDKQRLIFEAFQQADGTTSRQFGGTGLGLTISTQLAKLLGGEIKLQSAEGEGAVFTLHLPELPEGMEEDIISSSPYGPSPFSTSIPRTAPSSVFPSAPASHPSQNAQLAPENNLLAAAAVKQAAPPIPDDRDEIQPGDRVMLVIEDDPKFARIVCDLSRGKGFKCLTAADGKSGLEMAAYYKPTGIVLDIGLPILDGLTVLERLKENSETRHIPVHIMSAMDESLDGMRIGAIGHVTKPVNREEIEEAFTKIDHFAGTEPRAVLLVEDDDNSRRATMNLLGAKDITITQAATGAEAITLLKECSFDCMILDLGLPDIDGFELLDRIAAEPDLSRPPVIVYSGRDISREEYDRLKAYTNSIVVKGVKSAERLLDEVVLFLHRVERDLPEEQRQIVRRLHDQEEVFKEKCVLVVDDDVRNTYALARQLERKNIKVLMAANGEKAISVLEEHPETDIVLMDIMMPVMDGFQATREIRARVDRYRDIPIIALTAKAMAEDKKKCLDAGANDYLSKPVDMDKLFSMLRVWMHQ